One window from the genome of Clupea harengus chromosome 19, Ch_v2.0.2, whole genome shotgun sequence encodes:
- the LOC105893770 gene encoding C2 calcium-dependent domain-containing protein 4C-like, translated as MFNFGATAQLLRPKTAKVVRGHIMPLTPERIPSFIIPPKLQIRSPRARHEDTDRTRLLSPDHRATLRRGDLSPSFVLSSRSPRFPKLSPVAGGSAGHVAAGRVSEDRTDLSTRAALGLEHVKKISTPYGFRTLAESPHVRRRESLFHGDRYSTCKVADPPSVSPCPVSAVNEQQDTGTRLPTCNGEMVSPFNALKSERSPRQSPNPTGVAKSSKDKLQLFLRNPRYGLKTLTPRRAAKGPSSTCS; from the coding sequence ATGTTTAACTTCGGTGCCACCGCGCAGCTACTGCGACCCAAGACTGCGAAGGTGGTTCGCGGGCACATCATGCCGCTGACTCCCGAGCGCATTCCAAGCTTCATCATTCCACCGAAATTACAAATTCGGTCACCGCGCGCTCGTCACGAGGACACTGACCGCACACGACTGCTGTCTCCCGACCACCGCGCCACCTTGCGCAGGGGGGATCTCTCGCCTTCATTCGTCTTGTCTAGCCGTTCCCCAAGGTTCCCCAAACTTTCTCCGGTGGCCGGAGGGAGCGCGGGGCATGTAGCCGCCGGTCGAGTCTCGGAGGACCGAACGGATCTATCGACCCGCGCCGCTCTGGGTTtggaacatgtaaagaagatcTCCACACCCTACGGATTTCGCACCTTGGCGGAGAGTCCCCACGTCCGACGACGGGAGTCGCTGTTTCATGGGGATCGCTATAGTACCTGCAAAGTTGCAGACCCACCATCCGTCAGTCCCTGCCCCGTGTCTGCTGTGAATGAGCAGCAGGACACCGGAACGCGCTTGCCTACTTGTAACGGAGAGATGGTCAGTCCTTTCAACGCCTTGAAGTCTGAGCGCAGCCCGAGGCAAAGCCCCAATCCAACTGGCGTCGCGAAGTCCTCCAAAGACAAACTTCAGTTGTTTTTGAGAAACCCTCGTTATGGCCTGAAGACGTTAACTCCTCGGCGGGCCGCGAAGGGACCTTCTTCCACATGTTCATAA
- the gon4la gene encoding LOW QUALITY PROTEIN: GON-4-like protein (The sequence of the model RefSeq protein was modified relative to this genomic sequence to represent the inferred CDS: inserted 1 base in 1 codon) — protein MSLPRKRRAGASKPSSTRTKSLRSTGNECGTGPSADVLPHTLANRTPRTPSSLAKEAEPEGQPWRRSPRLQGLSLASSPEGLIQSDRDQAESPSGGAEGQKDEQDLTVDEVRGGAGLQVGKRRGGGGGGRRRRAPALGRDDPPSSRERQGEEQPELEIDSELDRDLENKSRQHKLTSANVRSIIHEVITNEHVVAMMKAAINETEPVPVFEPTMTRSKLKEVVERGAVIPTWNISPIKKHREAKTQFVDIPLEDEDSSGEEYCPDEDDEDETAEETLLESDLESTSSSPRGGRSVHRVHDEDRHSGSYQRSRHLRVEVVPMGPPPPPQPCPGPAAPPRTVTESSFMEKLYAVDEELAISSHCIEPYQALGGGGAVGGQMAFRTRSKRPLRDVPMEELEAELRSPDFTPDVPRAGSALEDREWTHWLQGLMTSAMNNEEEADDDDDPEYNFLADTDEHEPDVEDYRNDRAVRITKKEVNELMEELFDTFQGVQEEEEAHEEEEEEREEDKDEEDAPPAPPPSVSILHTVQYENPLADVLNESYRTVREHLAALRRRRALLESHGIAWPPPSSEXPPTPLLLSHTQKIHLQQQVQQHVQLLTQVTMLCSPVERLKTEASIARQFLSELEVFAQRGEQVRRAQDSTFSSSIFRASNLQGALSLLEELSHYTPQSPPLPLTHPPYTQVHPRLLSFLKKPASGRRFPMIPPHQAWLMATRPAFIYPELLPHVSLDPAHHPSSAHKIKNFTPGEDCLIVLGHRHFSETPRPLKMAAHYLLAAKTVTEINKHVYDVCHRLPNHVISSYFQQKRVPSMPQPCRRVEPSDQRPPVERDENIMPLWLWVRQWCSVKCAISVSQCNVLLVCVCVFCSFSRKACRASIRLCCTTVASRGPPSPGSQSRGAALAIGQIHPVTTPAPKPSCPPTPAAVQLPPRRPLPPQPARAARHAALWTQVGAPPPAGPTPPGAPAKPSPRPPKRRERLFTPTWRQEGKLLQPIQPAPAPAPPPPSHTPPLTPPPAPSAPPGRCVRGRGGASACVRGRGGASACVRGRGGASACVRGRGGPVLGLGGVIISLPVSAPLVCPMVRVLNPPPLVTPALGLAPPLTPQATPLGESLVSQQHCDTLIGRHKLLAPPLPQLVLVRPPTVRMDHSHSGGKRMTSRRHTEEEEEEEEEEQEEEEEDNATEERDDEETIERLSWLAWKGRCDAEKRSGQEKSLKKKTNSTSDCQRAPPPGDRRNDEPEVGCEEAPVSLSGDEAPVSLSGDAGLEVSLSVDEAPVSLSADAGLDDDPRKETKDVAFAQAYLQKVCEALQEDPGKVEEFLGVLKACEREDRTAVELYQRLRPLLQHWPDLLQDFSAFLQPEQANQCGLLAEQRAFERSRRFLRRLELSFGESSALYRQVVRILRGGANHRGITEVKGQISTVLGSHAHLLEEFWVFFHRLHPQVSDTESERQHSQPIRSNIHSQEAEHLNVLPHSVGSWRLVAPENMGPGDPRESPPGDPNRRQGGGDTAPDPETVCAKNISLMPSGERVVLWTREADRAILTACQQQGANQRTFCAVSAQLGNKTANEVSVRFHDLMRLFHTSSSRQRHSSEDDSDSDTSTSTSTSASSKEQEPD, from the exons ATGAGTCTTCCTCGTAAGCGCAGGGCTGGGGCTTCCAAGCCCAGTTCCACTCGCACCAAGAGCCTGAGATCCACAGGGAATGAGTGTGGAACCGGTCCGTCTGCGGACGTTCTGCCACATACCCTGGCAAACAGAACCCCGAGAACCCCGAGCTCTCTGGCCAAGGAGGCGGAGCCAGAAGGCCAGCCGTGGAGGCGTTCCCCGAGGCTACAGGGCCTCAGTCTGGCGTCCAgtcctgaag gcctaATACAGAGTGACCGGGACCAGGCTGAGAGTCCATCTGGAGGTGCAGAGGGACAGAAGGATGAGCAGGACCTcactgtgg ATGAGGTGCGTGGCGGAGCTGGGCTGCAGGTtggcaagaggagaggaggaggaggaggggggaggaggagaagagctcCAGCCCTGGGGAGGGACGACCCCCCCTCCTCACGGGAGCGGCAGGGGGAGGAGCAGCCGGAGCTGGAGATCGACAGCGAGCTGGACCGAGACCTGGAGAATAAATCCCGCCAGCACAAGTTGACCTCGGCCAATGTTCGCAGCATCATCCAC GAAGTGATCACCAACGAGCATGTGGTTGCCATGATGAAGGCTGCCATCAATGAAACTGAacctgtgcctgtgttt gagcCGACGATGACTCGCTCCAAGCtgaaggaggtggtggagagaggagcG GTCATTCCCACATGGAACATTTCACCAATCAAAAAGCACAGAGAAGCAAAG ACCCAGTTTGTGGACATTCCCCTGGAGGACGAAGACTCTTCAGGTGAAGAGTACTGtccagatgaagatgatgaagatgaaactgctgaggag ACGTTACTGGAGAGTGATTTGGAGAGTACCTCCTCTTCCCCGCGTGGCGGCAGAAGTGTTCACAGAGTCCATGATGAAGACAGACACAGTGGCTCttaccag AGGTCACGGCACCTGAGGGTGGAGGTCGTACCcatgggccccccccccccgccccagccCTGCCCCGGGCCTGCCGCCCCCCCCCGGACCGTCACAGAGAGCAGCTTCATGGAGAAACTCTACGCTGTGGACGAGGAGCTGGCCATCAGCTCACACTGCATAGAGCCTTaccag gcgctgggagggggcggggccgtGGGCGGCCAGATGGCGTTCCGCACGCGCTCAAAGCGCCCGCTGAGGGACGTCCccatggaggagctggaggcggAGCTCCGATCACCTGACTTCACCCCGGACGTCCCCCGCGCAGGCTCCGCCCTCGAGGACCGCGAGTGGACCCATTGGCTGCAGGGACTCATGACCTCCGCCATGAACAACGAAG AGGAGGCAGACGACGATGACGATCCGGAGTATAACTTCCTGGCAGACACAGACGAGCACGAGCCCGACGTGGAGGACTACAGGAACGACCGCGCCGTACGCATCACCA AGAAGGAAGTGAATGAGCTGATGGAGGAGCTGTTTGATACT TTCCAGGGagtgcaggaggaagaggaggctcacgaggaggaagaggaggagagggaggaggacaaggatGAGGAGGACGCCCCGCCTGCACCCCCTCCTAGTGTCAGCATCCTACACACTGtcca atatgagAACCCGCTGGCTGATGTTCTGAATGAGAGTTATCGTACCGTGAGGGAGCACCTGGCTGCTCTGCGTCGGCGGCGCGCCCTGCTGGAGAGTCACGGTATTGCGTGGCCCCCTCCCAGCAGtg ccccccccacccccctgctgctgtcacacacacagaagatccaCCTACAGCAGCAAGTAcaacag catGTCCAGCTCCTGACTCAGGTGACCATGCTCTGCAGTCCAGTGGAGAGGTTGAAGACGGAGGCCTCCATCGCCAGGCAGTTTCTG tCGGAGCTGGAGGTGTTTGCGCAGCGGGGGGAGCAGGTGCGGAGAGCTCAGGATTCCAccttcagcagcagcatcttcaGAGCCTCCAACCTCCAGGGGGCGCTGTCTCTACTGGAGGAGCTCAGCCACTACACCCCCCAGAGCCCCCCCCtacccctcacccaccccccatACACTCAg GTACACCCTAGACtgctgtcat TCCTGAAGAAACCTGCCAGTGGGCGGAGATTTCCCATGATCCCACCCCACCAGGCGTGGCTTATGGCCACTCGCCCCGCCTTCATCTACCCAGAGCTCCTCCCCCATGTCAGCCTAGACCCCGCCCACCACCCCTCCAGCGCCCACAAGATCAAGAACTTCACCCCTGGGGAGgactg CCTGATTGTTCTGGGCCACAGACACTTCAGTGAGACGCCGCGTCCTCTCAAGATGGCCGCCCACTACCTGCTTGCTGCCAAGACCGTCACTGAGATCAACAAACATGTTTACGACGTCTGCCACCGCCTTCCCAACCACGTCATATCG TCTTATTTCCAGCAGAAAAGAGTTCCCAGCATGCCACAGCCCTGCCGTAGAGTGGAACCGTCTGACCAGCGCCCCCCAGTGGAGAGGGATGAGAATATCATGCCCCTGTGGCTCTGGGTAAGGCAGTGGTGT TCAGTGAAATGTGCTATTAGCGTTAGTCAGTGTAATGtgctattagtgtgtgtttgtgttttttgctcCTTCTCCAGAAAAGCCTGCAGGGCATCTATAAGGCTGTGCTGCACCACGGTGGCCAGCAGGGGGCCTCCTTCCCCAGGGAGTCAGTCCCGAGGAGCAGCGCTAGCGATCGGGCAAATCCATCCGGTGACGACCCCTGCCCCAAAAccctcctgcccccccacccccgcggCCGTACAGCTTCCCCCCCGGCGTCCGCTACCCCCCCAGCCTGCCCGAGCGGCTCGTCATGCAGCCCTGTGGACTCAAgtgggtgcccccccccccgccggcCCGACACCCCCCGGTGCTCCCGCCAAAccttccccccgccccccaaaacGCCGGGAGCGACTCTTCACCCCCACCTGGAGGCAGGAGGGCAAACTGCTCCAACCCATCCAGCCCGCGCCCGCGCCCgcgccccccccaccctcacacacaccgcccctGACTCCACCACCAGCCCCCAGTGCCCCCccagggaggtgtgtgagggggaggggaggggcgtcggcatgtgtgagggggaggggaggggcgtcggcgtgtgtgagggggaggggaggggcgtcggcgtgtgtgagggggaggggagggcctGTCCTGGGGCTGGGCGGGGTGATCATCAGCCTGCCGGTCTCCGCCCCTCTGGTGTGTCCCATGGTTAGGGTTCTCAACCCGCCCCCTCTGGTCACACCTGCTCTGGGATTGGCTCCCCCCCTCACTCCTCAAGCCACCCCATTGGGCGAGAGTCTGGTCAGTCAGCAGCACTGCGACACCCTGATAGGACGACACAAGCTGCTGGCTCCGCCCCTCCCTCAGCTGGTGCTGGTCCGCCCCCCCACTGTGAGAATGGACCACAGCCACTCAGGTGGCAAGAGGATGACCTCACGCAGAcacactgaggaagaggaggaggaggaagaggaggagcaggaggaggaggaggaggacaacgcaacagaggagagagatgatgag gaGACCATAGAGAGACTGTCATGGCTGGCGTGGAAGGGGCGGTGCGATGCTGAGAAGAGAtcaggacaggagaagagtcTGAAGAAGAAAACCAACTCTACATCAG ACTGCCAGAGAGCACCCCCTCCTGGAGACAGGCGGAACGACGAGCCGGAAGTGGGCTGTGAGGAGgcacctgtctcactctctgggGACGAGGCACCCGTCTCACTCTCTGGGGACGCTGGCCTTGAAGTCTCACTGTCTGTGGACGAGgcacctgtctcactctctgcgGACGCTGGCCTTGATGACGACCCACGGAAGGAAACCAAAGATGTGGCGTTTGCTCAGGCCTACCTGCagaag gtgtgtgaggcCCTCCAGGAGGATCCTGGGAAGGTGGAGGAGTTCCTGGGGGTGCTGAAGGCGTGTGAGCGCGAGGACCGGACGGCCGTGGAGCTCTACCAGAGACTGCGACCGCTGCTCCAGCACTGGCCAGACCTGCTGCAGGACTTCAGCGCCTTCCTGCAGCCTGAGCAGGCCAATCAGTGCGGTctg TTGGCGGAGCAGCGGGCGTTCGAGCGCAGTCGGCGGTTCCTGAGACGACTTGAGTTGAGCTTCGGGGAGAGTTCAGCGCTCTACCGCCAGGTGGTGAGGATACTGAGAGGAGGCGCCAACCACAGGGGCATCACCGAG gtcaaaggtcagataTCCACGGTTTTAGGAAGCCACGCCCACTTGCTGGAGGAATTCTGGGTATTCTTCCACCGGCTCCACCCCCAGGTCTCTGACACTGAGAGTGAACGGCAGCacagtcagccaatcagatccaaCATCCATTCACAAGAGGCGGAGCATCTAAATGTCCTGCCCCATAGTGTAGGAAGCTGGAGGCTCGTAGCCCCAGAGaacatg GGCCCAGGTGACCCCAGAGAGAGCCCCCCAGGTGACCCCAACCGGAGGCAGGGCGGGGGGGACACGGCACCCGACCCAGAGACCGTGTGCGCCAAGAACATCTCCCTCATGCCCAGCGGGGAGAGAGTGGTTCTCTGGACACG GGAGGCGGACCGCGCCATCCTGACGGCCTGTCAGCAGCAGGGAGCCAATCAGAGGACGTTCTGTGCTGTGTCCGCCCAGCTGGGCAACAAGACAGCCAATGAG GTGTCTGTGCGATTTCATGACCTGATGCGGTTATTCCACACGTCGTCTTCCAGACAGCGGCACTCCAGCGAAGACGACAGCGACAGcgacacctccacctccacctccacgtcCGCCAGCTCAAAAGAGCAGGAACCGGACTGA